The following proteins are co-located in the Nitrospiria bacterium genome:
- a CDS encoding efflux RND transporter permease subunit, with amino-acid sequence MFLTQGSLKNPVAIFFLSVAIVLLGSISLDELPIDLFPNISVPVIMVGTLYPGANPSDVERAVSYIIERAVSGVSNLDYVSSTNKQGLSIVRVWFKWGADINAAELEVSQMVGSVMKNLPQGIFPPFIVKFDISNIPVCSITLNGEGYDEKYLYDLAFNTIEPQIESLPGVSAASVKGGKIREIDVELDPNLMRERGISVLDVEKAVQVGDLIFQSGDIKVGRLDYNVFTNSQIPFVRQIRDVVVKVANNTPIRIKDVGDVVDGHQIQLNVSRVNGRRGVYLDVYRQPGTNTVQVVDEIKEAIHHLNNVPPSIKLDVTFDTSIYIRKAIQSLKHEAFQGSFLALAIIFLFLGSVKETLFSAVSIPLSIFVAFIFLYMTGQTLNSFTLGGLTLAIGPLIDNAIVVLESIHRYRERGESPMEAALSGTREVGLPVLSATMTFMIVFLPVVFIQGVARYTFMPLALTASAAMGASYFISMTVIPTLAGRFMRPESLEGQGHGVLKRITHFVRTLLDRMDARYESGVRWAVAHRVPLIGGAVLVFVLSLGLLKFIGTEFFPEADEGQFRIIVRDRIGTRLEETEKTVAQVEKIVQETIPKNQIVTLLSNMGSPRSGRSAFYSTNTGPHSGYVQVYLVQPDQRDKSVLQYVDLLRPKLNRALPGVLISFDTGGVVKKILNFGYNNPIDVELSGYNLTDAAETARQISAKMKTVPGLSDVMISREEHYPEFDINVDREKASLLGITEGEVAHAVLSSIFGDLSGAPIYTDPTTGNEYYVVTRLQKPFRGGIDDLENNIFFINHGEPVFLKTVANIQRNSGPVQIDHRRLQRVIDLMANPSGRDLGSVGADLKKTLAGIHLPAGFRLAYRGQMEEQEKTFKSLFFAMGLAVLLIYMVLGSQFRSFIHPLIVMAAVPLGLTGVFVTLFLTRTTISTTSLMGVIMLVGIVVSNGVLLINYANFLQRQGMSPADAVIRAGRVRLRPILMTALATVFGLLPLALGLEVGSEANAPLARAVVGGLLVSTFLTLFVVPAIYSLVEERLRRRFHPPSVQSAEGVDPTILKEGGDQ; translated from the coding sequence GAAGTCTCCCAGATGGTCGGGTCCGTTATGAAAAATCTTCCCCAGGGGATCTTTCCGCCGTTCATCGTCAAGTTCGACATCTCCAACATTCCGGTCTGTTCGATCACGTTGAACGGGGAGGGTTACGACGAAAAGTACCTGTACGATCTGGCCTTCAACACGATCGAGCCGCAGATCGAATCCCTTCCCGGAGTGTCCGCCGCCAGCGTGAAGGGCGGGAAGATCCGGGAGATCGACGTGGAGCTCGACCCCAACCTGATGCGGGAGCGGGGAATTTCAGTGCTGGATGTGGAGAAGGCGGTCCAGGTGGGCGACCTCATCTTCCAATCGGGCGACATCAAAGTGGGTCGACTGGATTACAACGTCTTCACCAACAGCCAGATCCCGTTTGTCCGTCAAATCCGGGACGTGGTCGTCAAGGTGGCCAACAACACCCCGATCCGGATCAAGGATGTGGGAGACGTGGTCGACGGTCACCAGATTCAGCTGAACGTCTCCCGGGTGAACGGACGTCGCGGCGTATACCTCGATGTCTACCGTCAGCCGGGAACGAACACCGTCCAGGTCGTCGACGAGATCAAAGAGGCGATTCACCACCTGAACAACGTCCCGCCCAGTATCAAGCTGGATGTGACCTTCGACACCTCGATCTATATCCGAAAGGCCATTCAGAGTCTGAAGCATGAAGCTTTTCAAGGGTCGTTCCTGGCCCTGGCGATCATCTTCCTCTTTCTGGGAAGCGTCAAGGAGACCCTTTTTTCCGCGGTCTCGATCCCGCTCTCGATTTTCGTGGCGTTTATCTTTCTGTACATGACCGGTCAGACGCTCAACAGCTTTACCCTCGGAGGATTGACCCTGGCGATCGGACCGCTGATCGACAACGCGATCGTGGTCTTGGAAAGCATCCACCGCTACCGGGAACGCGGAGAAAGTCCGATGGAGGCGGCCCTGTCCGGGACACGCGAGGTCGGGCTGCCGGTGCTGTCGGCCACCATGACGTTTATGATCGTCTTTCTGCCGGTGGTGTTCATCCAGGGAGTGGCCCGTTACACCTTTATGCCCCTGGCCCTGACCGCTTCGGCCGCCATGGGGGCGTCTTATTTTATCTCGATGACCGTGATTCCCACCTTGGCCGGACGGTTTATGCGGCCGGAATCCCTCGAAGGGCAAGGTCACGGCGTTCTCAAGCGGATCACGCATTTTGTCCGAACGCTTTTGGATCGCATGGACGCGCGCTATGAATCCGGCGTTCGCTGGGCCGTGGCGCACCGCGTTCCCCTCATCGGCGGAGCCGTTCTTGTCTTTGTCCTTTCTCTGGGTCTGCTGAAGTTTATCGGGACGGAGTTCTTTCCCGAGGCGGATGAAGGGCAGTTCCGGATCATCGTCCGGGATCGGATCGGAACCCGCCTGGAAGAGACCGAGAAGACCGTTGCGCAAGTGGAAAAGATCGTTCAGGAAACCATCCCCAAAAACCAGATCGTGACCCTTCTCTCCAACATGGGTTCGCCCCGATCGGGACGATCGGCGTTCTACAGCACCAACACCGGTCCTCATTCCGGCTACGTTCAGGTTTATTTGGTTCAGCCGGACCAACGCGATAAAAGCGTCCTGCAATATGTCGATTTGTTGCGGCCCAAGCTTAATCGGGCCTTGCCCGGGGTTTTGATCTCGTTCGATACGGGCGGGGTGGTTAAGAAGATCCTGAACTTCGGCTACAACAATCCCATCGATGTGGAGCTGAGCGGATACAACCTGACGGACGCCGCCGAGACCGCGCGGCAGATCAGCGCCAAAATGAAGACCGTGCCCGGATTGTCCGATGTCATGATCAGCCGGGAGGAGCATTATCCCGAGTTCGACATCAATGTGGACCGGGAGAAGGCTTCCCTGCTCGGCATCACCGAGGGAGAGGTGGCCCATGCGGTGCTCTCCTCCATTTTCGGGGACCTCTCCGGCGCCCCGATTTATACCGACCCGACGACCGGGAACGAATACTACGTCGTGACCCGCCTGCAGAAGCCCTTTCGAGGCGGCATCGACGATCTGGAAAATAATATCTTTTTCATCAATCACGGCGAGCCGGTCTTTCTGAAGACCGTGGCCAATATCCAGAGGAATTCGGGGCCGGTTCAGATCGATCACCGGCGGCTGCAGCGGGTGATCGACCTGATGGCCAACCCGTCCGGCCGCGATCTCGGTTCGGTGGGGGCGGATCTTAAAAAAACGCTCGCGGGGATCCATCTGCCCGCCGGTTTCCGGCTGGCCTACCGGGGGCAGATGGAGGAACAGGAGAAAACCTTCAAGAGTCTCTTCTTTGCCATGGGGTTGGCGGTGCTTTTGATCTACATGGTCCTGGGATCGCAGTTCCGTTCCTTTATCCATCCCTTGATCGTGATGGCGGCCGTTCCCCTGGGGTTGACCGGTGTGTTCGTAACTCTTTTTCTGACCCGAACCACCATTTCAACCACGTCCCTGATGGGGGTGATCATGTTGGTCGGCATCGTGGTGAGCAACGGGGTGCTCTTGATCAACTATGCGAATTTCCTTCAACGGCAGGGCATGTCCCCTGCGGATGCGGTCATCCGTGCGGGGAGAGTCCGGCTTCGGCCGATTCTGATGACCGCTTTGGCCACGGTCTTCGGCCTCCTTCCCCTCGCGCTGGGGTTGGAGGTGGGCAGCGAGGCCAACGCTCCATTGGCCCGCGCCGTCGTGGGAGGTCTTCTGGTTTCCACGTTTCTGACCCTTTTTGTGGTCCCCGCGATCTACTCCCTTGTGGAGGAACGGCTGCGTCGGCGTTTCCACCCGCCGTCGGTCCAAAGCGCCGAGGGAGTCGACCCAACCATTTTGAAGGAAGGGGGGGATCAATGA